DNA from Amorphoplanes friuliensis DSM 7358:
CGGCCGGGCCTGAGTGCGTTCCAGGTCAACATCAAGGTCAAGGACACCGACCCCGTCCCGGTACGTGGTGAGCGCACGCACCGACCCGAGTCGCGCCGTGCTCCAGCCCTCGAGGCGCACCGGGCGCCAGATGCCCGCCGTGACCAGCGTCGGACCCCAGTCCCAGCCGAAGCTGCAGGCCATCTTGCGGACGTAGTTGAACGGCTCGGGGTACGCGTTGGGCCGGGGGCCGAGCTGTGTCCGTACCGCCTCGGCCTCGGTGTAGGCGGAGGTGAACCGGACCTCGAGCGGCACCGGATCCGCGCCGACCAGGGAGGTGACGTCGAAGCGGTAGCTGCGGTGCATGTTGCGGGTGGATCCGAGCGCCACCCCGCCGAGCGAGATGTCCGCGACCGTGTCGAGGCCGTCGAAGACCAGGTCGATGCGCTCGGGCCGGGGCCCGTCCCAGCTGATGTCGCGGGTGTAGGTCCAGTCGGCGCGACCCACCCAGGCCGCGGCCTTCTCGTTGTCGTCCAGGAACGGGTCGTCGAGCCGACCGGCGTTCATCAGATCGACATGCACGCACCCAGGAACGACCGCCGGAAGGCCCTCGTCCCCGAGCGACGGCCCACTGAGCGCCGGCCCACTGAGCGCCGGCCCACTGAGCGACGGCCCGCTCAGCGACGGCCCGCTCAGCGTCCACGCCCCGCCCAGGTCTGCGACCTTGATCATTTGGTGGCTCCTTCGGTGATGCCGTTGTAGATGAAGCGCTGGAGCAGCAGGAAGATCACGACGGTCGGCAGGATGACGATCATGGTGCAGGCGGCGATGGTCTCCCACTGCGCGCCGTAGGGGCCCTTGAAGCGGAACAGCGCCGTCGAGATGACGTTCAGGTCGGGGGATCGCAGGTAGAGGAACGGGATGTAGAACTCGTTGTAGATCGCGATGCCCTTGATGATCACCACGGTGGCGATCGCCGGGCGCATCAGCGGGAGGATGATCCGCCGGTAGACCGTGAAGCGGTTTGCGCCGTCGATCAGTGCGGCCTGGTCGAGGCTGCGCGGGATCGACTCCATGAACTGGATGAAGATGTAGATCGACACGATGTCGGTGCCGAGGAACAGCACGATCGCCGACCACGGGGTGTTCACCAGCCCCATCGACTTCACGATCTGGTACGTCGCCACCTGCGTTGTCACCCCGGGGACGAGCGCGGCGACCAGGAACGAGCCCAGCACCAGACGCTTCAGGCGGAACGAGAAGCGGCTGATCGCGTACGCGGCCAGGGTGCCAACCGCAACAGTCCCGGTCAGCGAGACCACCAGGATGACCGTGGTGTTCCAGAAGCCTCGCAGCATGTTGCCGTTGGTCCAGGCGGTCGCGAAGTTGTCGAAGTTGAGCCAGTTGCGCGGCGGCGTCAGCGGTCCGGAGGTGGTGTATTCGCTGTGCGTCTTGAACGCTGCGAAGAGGACCACGACCAGCGGGACGAGCACCACCAGCGAGGCGAGGATCAGGGAGGCGTACTTCGCGGAGCGGGCCAGGTGGGTCACGTCAGGGTCACCTCCTCGTCGGGCAGCAGCCGGCGCTGGATCCAGGTGACCAGCAGGACGATCAGCAGCAGGACCACGGCCATTGCGGAGGCGAGCCCGATCTGCCGGAATTGGAACGCCGTCTCGTAGGCCTGGATGACAAAGGTGCGCGTGCCGTTCGCGCCGCCGGTCATGATGAACGGGATCTCGAAGACCGCCAGGCTGCCGGAGATCGCCAGGATGAAGGACAGGCTGATGATGCGGCGGATCCCCGGCGCGATGATGAAGCGGAACTGGTGCCACCGGTTGGCGCCGTCGAGGTCCGCAGCCTCGTAGATCTCGCCCGGGATGGACTGGATCGCGCCCAGGAACAGCACGAAGCTGAGCCCCGTGAACCGCCACACCGACGTGCCGGCCAGCGAGATGTTCGCGACGTCCGGATCACCCAGCCAGTACTGCGTGTGCCCGCCCAGGCCGACCAGTCTGAGGACACTGTCGAGAGTGCCGTCCGGCTGGAAGAGATAGAGGAAAACGAACCCCACCGCGACCCCGTTGAGCAGGTACGGGAAGAAGAGGATGCCCTTGAACAGGTTGCGGAACCGGGTGCTGAACGACAGGACGACCGCGAAGTACAGGGCGATCGCGATCTGCGCGAACGACGCCACGAAGTAGTAGAGGCTGATCAGGAAGACCCGCCAGTACCGCTCGTCGGTGAAGACACGGACGTAGTTGTCGAGGCCCGCCGGCTCCATGACCGGGTCCAACCCGTCCCACTGGTGGAAGCTGTACCAGACCATGTTCCCGACCGGGACGTAGGTGAAGGTGATCAGCAGGGCCAGCGCGGGGGCGAGATAGAACCAGTGGGCGTTCCGGCCCCTCACTTCATGACCTGTGCCTGCGCCTTGCCCCACCGCTCGTTCAGCTCGGCGAAGTAGGAGTCCTTGTCACCCTTGGCCGCACCGCGGGCGATGTCGACGAGCTTCTGCCGGTAGATGTTGCCGGCCAGGTCGATCTCGGACTCCTTGATGATCTGGTCCTCCTTGCCGGCGTTGGTGGTCGCGGCCGGCAGCTCGACCAGCTCGACACCGGTGTCCTGGAAGTCCTGCAGTGCCCTCGGCAGCGGCTGCCCGACGGCCGGGGGGATGGCCTGCTGGTCGGCGGCGAAGCCCGACTCGGTCACGAACCAGTCGAGCCACGCCCGCGCGGTGGCCTTGTTCTCCGAGGACTTGCTGACCCCGGCCTTGTAGTCGCCCTCGATGCGGGAGTGGAACTTGCCGCCGGTCTGCACCGGGAACGGCCAGAAGGCGATGTCCTCCGGGTTCGCGCCGGCGGCCTTCGCGGCGTCCCGCATCTGCGGAACGGCCCACGAGCCGAGCAGCATGGTCGCCACCTTGCCGGTGGCGATCATCGGCTTGGAGCCTTCCCAGTTGGTCGTCAGCGGGTCCTTCTCGCTCAGTCCGGCGTGGACGAGGTCGAAGAGCAGTCCGTCGGTGACGTACTCGACCTTGCCGGGCTGCCAGGGCGCCGGATCGGCCGGGAACTTCTCGTTGATCGCCGGGTCGGCCAGGATCGCCCGCTGGCTGTTGAAGAAGCTCAGCGGCCAGCCGTCCTTGTAGTTGGTGTAGAACGGCACCGCCTGCGTCTTCGCCTTGACCGCCTGCAGTCCGGCCAGGAACTCCTCGGGTGTCTTCGGCGGCGCGGTGATGCCGGCTTCCGCCCAGACGCGCTTGTTCACCACCAGGCCGTTGGCCACGCCGCCGATCGACAGGCCGTAGACCTGGCCGTCGTAGGCCTTCTCGTCGACGAACCTGTACTTGGCCTTCAGCTCCTCGGTGCCGCCCAGTGGCTCGAAGAACTGCGCCAGCTGGCCGACCGCGACGGTGTTGGGGATCAGCAGCACGTCGCCGTAGTCACCCGAGCTGAGCTGGGTGGTCACGTCACCCTCGTAATTGGTCACCGCCTCGAAACTGACCTTGGTACCCGGGTACTTCGCCTCGAACTTCTTCGCGTACGCGGGGAGGGCGCCGGTCGCCAGGTCGGTGCGGTTGGTCAGGACCGTGATCGCGCCGGTCACCTCACCGCTGTCGGCGGGATCGTCGCCCGCGCCGCCGGTGCACCCGGCCAGGAGGGCGACCGCCGCGAGGGAGCCCAGGAAGTTCCTTCTCTTGATCATGCCGATATCCGTCCGCTCATCGATCGTCTGCGGCACAGCATGGGACGGCTGTAACGACGGTGTCAACCTTAGATTAATAATTTATGTAGTCAGGAGCGAGCACGTCATCGCTGTTGAGCAGGCATTTCTCAGCGGGTGCTGGCGCGCGTCACGATGTGGGCGGCCGGTGCCTCGTAGACGACGGGCGCGGCCCCGGCCATCGCGTCGAGCATCGCGCCCGCGGCCAGCTCACCGATCCGGCCCACGTCGTGGCTCATCGCCGACAACGCCGGCGTGGCCAACTGGCAGAGCGGGGAGTCGTCCCAGGCGACCACCGAGACGTCGTCCGGCACCGACTTGCCGCGTTCGCGCAACGTGTCCAGAGCGGCCAGGGCCATCAGGTCGTTGTCGCAGAAGATCGCGGTCGGGCCGGCCCCGATCAGCTCCACCGTCGCCGCGCGGCCCGACTCGTACGAGTAGTCGCCCTCGGCGTGCAGCAACTGCAGACCCAGCGCCTCGGCCTCGGCTGCCGCTCCCGAACGGCGCAACTGGGTGTGCGCGAAGCTCACCGGACCGCTGATGTGCCCGATCACCTCGTGCCCGCGCCCGGCCAGGAAACGGACGGCCTCGTGGGCGAACCCGGCGTCGTCGGTCCACACCGTCGGCAGACCCGAGGCCGTTGACGGGGCGCCGAGCACCATCGCGGGC
Protein-coding regions in this window:
- a CDS encoding carbohydrate ABC transporter permease, yielding MTHLARSAKYASLILASLVVLVPLVVVLFAAFKTHSEYTTSGPLTPPRNWLNFDNFATAWTNGNMLRGFWNTTVILVVSLTGTVAVGTLAAYAISRFSFRLKRLVLGSFLVAALVPGVTTQVATYQIVKSMGLVNTPWSAIVLFLGTDIVSIYIFIQFMESIPRSLDQAALIDGANRFTVYRRIILPLMRPAIATVVIIKGIAIYNEFYIPFLYLRSPDLNVISTALFRFKGPYGAQWETIAACTMIVILPTVVIFLLLQRFIYNGITEGATK
- a CDS encoding carbohydrate ABC transporter permease, with translation MRGRNAHWFYLAPALALLITFTYVPVGNMVWYSFHQWDGLDPVMEPAGLDNYVRVFTDERYWRVFLISLYYFVASFAQIAIALYFAVVLSFSTRFRNLFKGILFFPYLLNGVAVGFVFLYLFQPDGTLDSVLRLVGLGGHTQYWLGDPDVANISLAGTSVWRFTGLSFVLFLGAIQSIPGEIYEAADLDGANRWHQFRFIIAPGIRRIISLSFILAISGSLAVFEIPFIMTGGANGTRTFVIQAYETAFQFRQIGLASAMAVVLLLIVLLVTWIQRRLLPDEEVTLT
- a CDS encoding ABC transporter substrate-binding protein, with translation MIKRRNFLGSLAAVALLAGCTGGAGDDPADSGEVTGAITVLTNRTDLATGALPAYAKKFEAKYPGTKVSFEAVTNYEGDVTTQLSSGDYGDVLLIPNTVAVGQLAQFFEPLGGTEELKAKYRFVDEKAYDGQVYGLSIGGVANGLVVNKRVWAEAGITAPPKTPEEFLAGLQAVKAKTQAVPFYTNYKDGWPLSFFNSQRAILADPAINEKFPADPAPWQPGKVEYVTDGLLFDLVHAGLSEKDPLTTNWEGSKPMIATGKVATMLLGSWAVPQMRDAAKAAGANPEDIAFWPFPVQTGGKFHSRIEGDYKAGVSKSSENKATARAWLDWFVTESGFAADQQAIPPAVGQPLPRALQDFQDTGVELVELPAATTNAGKEDQIIKESEIDLAGNIYRQKLVDIARGAAKGDKDSYFAELNERWGKAQAQVMK
- a CDS encoding LacI family DNA-binding transcriptional regulator, encoding MTEAQRRVGLVLARASRVLGEEPYYHEFLEGLERVLTPAGVSVLVKVVTDRQAESDTYERWAARRHVDGVVLVDLAPGDDRVALVNSLGLPAMVLGAPSTASGLPTVWTDDAGFAHEAVRFLAGRGHEVIGHISGPVSFAHTQLRRSGAAAEAEALGLQLLHAEGDYSYESGRAATVELIGAGPTAIFCDNDLMALAALDTLRERGKSVPDDVSVVAWDDSPLCQLATPALSAMSHDVGRIGELAAGAMLDAMAGAAPVVYEAPAAHIVTRASTR